The Stutzerimonas stutzeri genome segment ATCCGTCAGATCAAGCAGCGACTGGAGAAGGTTCGCGGCCAGCGCGAGCAGGCTCGTCGTGGTCGGCGCCGTGCCGATATCCCTCTGGTTTCGCTGGTGGGTTACACCAACGCCGGTAAGTCGACGCTGTTCAATGCGCTGACCGAATCTGAGGTCTACGCCGCCAATCAATTGTTCGCGACGCTCGATCCAACCTTGCGCCGGCTGGAGCTCGGTGATCTCGGGCCTGTAGTGCTCGCTGACACGGTGGGTTTCATTCGCCATTTGCCGCACAAGCTAGTCGAGTCGTTTCGCGCCACGCTGGAAGAATCCAGCAATGCCGATCTCTTGTTGCATGTCATCGATGCGCACGAGCCTGAACGGGACCAGCAAATCGAGCAGGTGTTGGCCGTGCTGACCGAAATCGGCGCCCAGGAACTGCCGATACTCGAGGTCTACAACAAGGTCGATCTGCTCGAAGGCATCGAGCCGCAGATTCAGCGCAATGCCGATGGCGTGCCGCAGCGGGTCTGGATATCGGCACAACAGGGGTTGGGCCTCGATCTATTGAAACAGGCCATCGCCGAGTTGCTGGGCAATGACCTGTTCGTCGGAACGCTTCGGCTTCCTCAGTCCCTCGGCCGTCTACGTGCGCAGCTGTTCGAGCTGGGCGCGGTGCAATCGGAAGCGCATGACGAAGAGGGTGGCAGCCTGCTCACCGTTCGTTTGCAGCGTGTCGAGCTGCACCGGTTGATCAGTCGCGCGGGTTTCGAAGCGGAGCAATTCTTCGATCAACACACTTTGCAATAAAGCTCGGGGGCTTTTAAGCCGTTCGTTACGGGCTTTTCGGTAGCATTGGCGGGCGCGCCGCGGGCGCGTCTTTAGCTTTATCTGAATGGAGAGCGCTATGGCTTGGAATGAGCCGGGTGGCAACTCGAATAACCAGGATCCCTGGGGTAGCGGCGGCGGTGGCCGGCGTGGCGGCGGCGATCAGAAGGGTCCGCCGGACCTGGATGAGGCTTTCCGCAAATTGCAGGACAGCCTCAATGGCATGTTCGGTGGCAAGAAGCGTAGCGGCGGTTCGTCAGGTGGCGGATCCGGGCGGCGCGGTGGATTCGGGTTGGCCTGGGTCGGCCTGGTGCTGCTGCTGGCCGTCTGGCTGTTCAATGCGATCTACATCGTTGATGAGCAGGAGCAGGCGGTGATCTTGCGCTTCGGCAAGTACCACGAAACAGTGGGGCCGGGTCTGAATATCTATTTCCCGCCATTCGATCGCAAGTTCCAGGCTAACGTCACCCGGGAGCGCTCCTATAGCAAGCAGGGGCAGATGCTGACCGAGGACGAGAACATCATCGAGGTTCCGCTGACCGTTCAGTACAAGATCAACGACCTGCAGGCGTTCGTGCTCAATGTCGAGGATCCGGAAGCGTCCCTGCAGCACGCTACCGACAGCGCCGTGCGGCACGTCGTAGGCTCAACGGCGATGGACCAGGTGCTGACCGAGGGGCGTGAGGCGATGGCGGGCGAAGTGAAGGAGCGCTTGCAGCGTTTCCTCGACAACTACGGTACCGGCATCATCGTCACGCAGGTCAACCTGCAAAGCGCTGCTGCGCCGCGCGAAGTACAGGAAGCCTTCGATGACGTGATTCGAGCGCGGGAAGACGAGCAGCGCGAAAAGAATCAGGCGGAGTCCTACGCCAATGGGGTGATTCCCGAAGCGCGTGGTCAGGCTCAGCGCATGCTGGAAGAGGCGAGCGGCTACCGCGATGCGGTGATCTCGCGCGCCCAGGGTGAGGCGGACCGCTTCTCCAAGCTGGTCGCCGAATACCGCAAAGCGCCGGAAGTGACGCGTGAACGCCTGTATCTCGAGACGATGCAGGAGGTCATGGGCAATACCAGCAAAGTGCTCGTAACGGGTGAGAAGGGGCAGAACAACCTGCTCTATCTGCCGCTGGACAAGATGATCAATAGCCGCGGTGCTACATCCGAGCGGTCGCCTGCTGCATCTGCGTCGGGCGCCTCGACACAGGCGACGCGCCTGCCGCCGGAGCTGGATCCACGTGAAGTGCGTACAAGGGAGGTCCGCTAATGAGCAATAAATCCCTGACCGCCCTGATTGTGGGTGTGGTGCTGGCGATCGTGCTGTGGAACAGCTTTTACATCGTTTCCCAGACCGAGCGTGCGGTGATGCTGCGCTTCGGCCGTATCGTCGAGCCGGATGTCAAACCGGGACTTCATCTGAAGATTCCGTACGTGAACAGCGTGCGCAAGTTCGATGCGCGTCTCATGACGCTCGATACCAGTACGGCTCGCTTCCTGACGCTGGAAAAGAAAGCGCTGATGGTCGACTCCTACGCCAAGTGGCGGGTGGATGATGCCGAGCGCTTCTATACGGCGACGTCGGGCATCAAGCAGATCGCCGATGAGCGTCTTGCGCGCCGCCTGGAGGCTGCGTTGCGCGATCAGTTCGGTAAGCGCACGCTGCACGAGTCGGTGTCGGGACAGCGCGATGAGCTGATGGGGTTGGTGACCAACAGCTTGAATCGTGCGGCACAGCAGGAGCTTGGTATCGAGGTGGTTGATGTTCGGGTCAAGGGAATCGATCTGCCTCGTGAAGTGAACCGCAGCGTGTTCGAGCGGATGAGTTCCGAGCGTGAACGCGAAGCGCGCGAGCACCGGGCAAAAGGTAAAGAGCTGGCCGAAGGTATTCGCGCCGATGCCGATCGCCAGCGTCGAGTGCTGCTGGCCGAGGCGTTCCGCGAGGCCGAGGAGTTGCGCGGTGATGGTGATGCGCAAGCCGCTGCCATCTATGCGGCGGCCTATGGGCAGGATCGGGAGTTCTATGCCTTCCATCGCAGCCTGCAGGCCTACCGCGAAAGCTTCGCAAACAAGGACGACGTATTGGTGCTTGACCCCAAAAGCGAGTTTTTCCGCTACCTGGAGTCTGCTACCGCGCAATGATCGGGCGGTCGCCCGGATGGACGATGCCGTCCACCGGGTGACCCGTTGGCGAAACATTGCTATGATCCGCGAGCCGGGGAAGCCCCGGCTTTTTTGCGTCTGCGCCCCAGTGGAAGTAGGCGGGTCCGGGCATGGTCAGCCATGCTGATCTCCCTTGCGGGCATGGCGCTGTCGCCGTGATCCGAACACATCGCACGCGACCGATGGGCGGCCCATGCCGTACCTCGGTGTTCGTCTGCTTGAATAGGCTTGCCGTATCGAGAGGTGATGGCGAAATGGCAACGGTAGACCGCTGGCTTCTGCCAGATGGCATCGAAGAGGTGCTGCCGCCCGAGGCGGCGCGTATCGAAACCGCACGACGTCGCGTGCTGGATCTGTTCCAGTGCTGGGGCTATGAGCTGGTCATCACCCCGCATGTCGAATTTCTCGAATCACTGCTCACGGGCGCGGGGCAGGATCTCGATCTGAAAACGTTCAAAGTCATTGATCCGCTGTCTGGCCGGCAGATGGGGTTGCGCGCCGATATCACGCCGCAAGTGGCGCGCGTCGATGCCCACACACTGCGCCGCGAGGGTCCCAGTCGCCTTTGCTATGCCGGCAGTGTCCTGCACGCCAAGCCGCAGGCACTCGCGACGTCCCGTAGCCCGATTCAGCTGGGCGCGGAGCTTTACGGCGACAGCAGTACCTCCAGCGATCTGGAGGTGATCAGCTTGATGCTCGAAACCCTCGCGCTGGCCGATGTGCCGGATGTGCACATGGATCTGGGGCATGTTGGTATCTATCGCGGCCTGGCGCGTGCTGCAGGCCTCTCCGGCGATGCTGAGCAGCGTCTGTTCGATGCGCTGCAGCGCAAGGCGATGGATGAGATTTCCCTGCTGACGGCGGATGTCGAGCCGGCTTTGGCGAGCATGTTGCGTGCTCTGGCGCGTCTCTGTGGTGGCCGTGAGACCTTGGACGCTGCGCGCTCGGCGCTCGCTGGCGCACCGGCGGTGGTGCTCGAGTCGCTCGAGGATCTGGTCCGGATTGCCGATGAATTGGCGGTGCGGTACCCGCAGCTGCCGTTGTATTTCGATCTGGGCGAGCTGCGCGGCTACCACTATCACACCGGGGTCGTGTTTGCGGTGTTCGTGCCAGGCGTCGGTCAGTCGATTGCTCAGGGCGGACGTTATGACGACATTGGGGCTGACTTCGGGCGGGCGCGTCCGGCGACGGGCTTCTCTACCGACCTGAAAACGCTGGTCAGCCTTGGTAATGCCGAACTCGTCGCCCCGCGTGTCGGTATCTGGGCGTCGCACTGCTCCGACCCTTCCCTGTGGCGCGCCATCTGTAGGCTGCGTGAGCAAGGTGAGCGCGTGGTGCAGGCGCTGGATGGAGAGCGGGACGACGCAGCGCTGAGCGCTGGCTGCGACCGGCAACTGCTGATGCAAGAGGGCTCCTGGGTCGTAACGCCGTTGCCCCGTTAGCGGGCTGCGCCCGAGCGCGCCAGATCGTATTCCAGTTTTTTCCGCCGGTCGTTAACCGGCATGCTTCGCCAAGAGGACAAGGTTTATGGGTAAGAATGTCGTGGTCCTGGGCACCCAGTGGGGTGATGAGGGCAAGGGCAAGATCGTCGATCTGCTGACCGACCAGGCGGCGGCGGTGGTGCGTTTTCAGGGCGGCCATAATGCGGGTCACACGCTGGTCATCGATGGCGAGAAAACCGTGTTGCACCTGATCCCGTCCGGCATCCTGCGTGAGAACGTGGAATGTCTGATCGGCAATGGTGTGGTTGTTGCCCCCGACGCGCTGATGCGTGAGATCACCAAGCTCGAGGAAAAGGGTGTGCCGGTGCGCGAGCGTCTGCGTATCAGTCCTGCCTGTACCTTGATCCTGCCGTACCACGTCGCGCTGGACCAGGCGCGCGAAGCCTCCCGCTCCGAGGGCAAGATCGGGACCACTGGTCGTGGCATCGGTCCGGCCTACGAGGACAAGGTTGCACGTCGGGGTCTGCGCATCGGTGATCTGTTCAATTCCGAGCGCTTTACCGTCAAGTTGCGCGAATTGCTCGAATACCACAACTTCATCCTGCAGAACTTCTACAAGGTCGAGCCCGTCGATTTCCAGAAGACGCTCGACGAGGCCCTGGCCTACGCCGAAATCCTCAAGCCGATGATGATCGATGTCTCGGCACGCCTGCACGAGCTGCGCAAGCAGGGCGCTCGGATCATGTTCGAGGGCGCGCAGGGCTCGTTGCTCGATATCGACCATGGCACCTATCCGTACGTGACCAGCTCCAGCACCACGGCCGGTGGAACCTCGACAGGCTCTGGCTTCGGTCCGCTGTACCTGGACTACGTGCTCGGCATCACCAAGGCCTACACGACACGCGTCGGCTCCGGTCCGTTCCCGACCGAGCTGTTCGATGAGGTCGGCGCCCGCCTTGCCGAGCGTGGGCACGAGTTCGGTTCGACGACCGGGCGCGCGCGTCGCTGCGGTTGGTTCGATGCGGTCATTCTGCGTCGCGCCATCGAGATCAACAGCGTTTCGGGCATCTGCCTGACCAAGCTGGATGTGCTCGACGGGCTGGAAACCATCCGTATCTGCGTGGGCTACAAGGATCGTAACGGTGAGGTTCTGGTCGATGCACCGACCGATGCGGACAGCTATCAAGGGCTGCAGCCTGTCTACGAAGAGCTGCCCGGCTGGTCCGAGTCCACGGTCGGCCTGAAGGCGCTCGAAGAGCTGCCCGCCAATGCGCGTGCTTACATCAAGCGGCTGGAAGAGCTGGTCGAGGCGCCGATCGACATCATATCGACCGGCCCGGACCGCAACGAAACCATCGTGCTGCGCCATCCGTACGCCTGATAGGCTGTTGGATGAAAGGCCGCCTCCGGGCGGCCTTTTCGTTTCCGCTTGATCTAACGTGTCGAGGCGCGGAGGCGAACGCAGAACGCAGAACGCAGAAACGAAAAAACCGAGCCATTGGCTCGGTTTTTTCTGAAGAGTGGTGCCCAGGAGAAGACTCGAACTTCCACGGTGTTGCCACCGCTAGGACCTGAACCTAGTGCGTCTACCAATTCCGCCACCTGGGCACATTGCGATGATTGCTCATCGGCTTTTTTTGTCGATTGCTGGTCGAGGCCGACAAACCTCGTGCTTATGAAAGTCTTGGCAAAGCCAGGAATCTCATCGGTGTAAATGGTGCCCAGGAGAAGACTCGAACTTCCACGGTGTTGCCACCGCTAGGACCTGAACCTAGTGCGTCTACCAATTCCGCCACCTGGGCACTGCAAACGATGATAGTTCATCGTTTCCGTGTTACAACGTCTACCAGACATTGTGGGCGCGAACTATACGGGCGAGGTTATGCCTTGTAAAGCCCCGTCGGGGAAAAATAATTCGCTCGAAAGCTGCCGTCGGCATGCGTTTCGCGCTTCAATAGAGACAGGGCGTTCTGCCCCTATACATGAATGAAAGGTGACATCTCTTAATGGCCGATTGGCAATCCCTCGACCCCGAGGCCGCACGTGAAGCGGAAAAGTACGAAAACCCCATCCCTAGCCGCGAGCTGATACTGCAGCACCTGAGTGAACGCGGCTCCCCAGCGGCCCGTGAGCAGCTGGTGGAAGAGTTCGGATTATCCTCCGAAGACGATATTGAGGCTCTGCGCCGCCGCTTGCGTGCGATGGAGCGTGACGGTCAGCTGATCTATACCCGGCGCGGCACCTATGCCCCGGTGGACAAGCTGGACCTGGTATGCGGTCGAATCAGCGGCCATCGCGACGGTTTCGGATTCCTCATTCCGGATGACGGCAGCGATGACCTGTTTCTCAGTCCGGCGCAGATGCGCCTGGTTTTCGATGGTGACCGCTGTCTGGCGCGAGTGGCCGGGCTCGATCGCCGTGGCCGCCGTGAGGGGGCCATCGTTGAAGTGATCAGCCGTGCCCACGAGACCATCGTCGGCCGGTATCAGGAAGAAAGCGGTATCGGTTTCGTCATGGCTGACAACCCGAAAATCCAGCAGGAGGTCCTGGTCACCCCGGGCCGCTCCATGGATGCCAAGCCGGGTCAGTTCGTCGAGATCAGGATCACCCATTGGCCAACCCAGCGCTTCCAGCCGCAGGGCGATGTGGTCGAGGTGATCGGTAACTACATGGCGCCAGGCATGGAAATCGACGTCGCGTTGCGCAGCTTCGACATTCCGCATGTCTGGCCTGAAGCGGTGAAGCGCGAAGCGGCCAAGCTCAAGCCGGAGGTGGAGGAAAAGGACAAGCTCAAGCGCGTCGATCTGCGCCACCTGCCGTTTGTCACCATCGACGGAGAAGATGCGCGCGACTTCGATGACGCCGTCTACTGCGAGAAACTCAGCGGCTGGAAGCTGTTCTCCGGTGGTTTCCGGCTATACGTCGCCATCGCCGATGTGTCGCATTACGTGAAGGTAGGTTCCGCGCTGGATCAGGAAGCCGAAGTGCGTGGCACCTCGGTGTATTTCCCCGAGCGGGTGGTCCCGATGCTGCCCGAAGAGCTGTCCAACGGGCTCTGCTCACTGAATCCGCATGTCGATCGGCTGGCCATGGTCTGCGAAATCACCCTGAGCAAGTCGGGGAAGATGACCGACTATCAGTTCTACGAAGCGGTGATTCACTCCCACGCCCGGCTGACCTACAACAAGGTCAGCAGTATGTTGGAGCAGCCATCGTCGGCTGACGGCAAGCGCCTGATCGGCGAGTACGGCGCGGTAGTGCCACACCTCAAGCAGCTGTACGCGCTGTACAAGATATTGCTCAAGGCGCGGCACACGCGTGGCGCAATCGACTTCGAAACCCAGGAAACCCGGATCGTCTTCGGAGCGGAGCGCAAGATCGCGGCGATCAAGCCCACCGAGCGCAACGATGCGCACAAGCTGATCGAGGAATGCATGCTGTGCGCCAACGTGGCCACGGCGCGTTTCCTACAGGATCACCAGATTCCCGGTCTGTATCGCGTCCATGACGGTCCGCCGTTGGAGCGCCAGGAGAAATTGCGTGCCTTCCTCGGCGAGTTGGGGTTGACCTTGCACAAGGGCAAGGAAGGGCCGACCCCCAAGGATTACCAGGCGTTGCTCGAACGTATCCAGGATCGGCCCGATTTCCATGTGATTCAGACGGTCATGCTGCGCTCGCTCAGCCAGGCGGTCTACAGTCCGGACAACAACGGACACTTCGGTCTGAACTACGAGGCGTACGCGCACTTTACTTCGCCGATTCGCCGTTATCCGGATCTGCTGATCCATCGCGCGATACGCAGTGTGATCCGTTCCCGGCGCGACACGCCACACGTTCGCAGGGCCGGCGCTACCAGCATGCCCAAAGCGCGAATCTACCCTTATGACGAAGCGGCATTGGAGCAGCTCGGCGAGCAGTGCTCGATGACCGAGCGCCGTGCCGACGAAGCCACCCGTGACGTGGTCAACTGGCTCAAGTGCGAGTTCATGAAAGACCGCGTGGGCGAGACCTTCCCGGGCGTTATCACCGCGGTAACCGGGTTCGGGTTGTTCGTCGAGCTGACCGATATCTACGTCGAGGGGCTGGTGCATGTCACTGCGATGCCGGGTGACTACTACCACTTCGATCCGCTCCATCATCGCCTGTCCGGCGAGCGTAGCGGGCGCAGCTTCCGCCTCGGCGATAGCGTCGAAGTGCGGGTGATGCGTGTCGATCTCGACGAGCGCAAGATCGACTTCGAGTTGATCAGCGGCGGTAGCAAGGGCACGAGTGCCGGGCGTGCCGCGGTCGATGATCGGGCTCCGCGCAAGGAAGGACGTAACAAGAAGGCGGCCGACAGCGCTTCGGCAAAGTCCGCGGAACCTGTCAGTGCGGACGTGCGCAAGAGTCGCGAAATCAAGAAAGCCCTGCTCGCCGATGCCAAGGGAGGCGCTGCGAAGAGCAAGCCAAAGCGCGGTTCGGCCAAGCCGAAGGCGTCAGGCAAGGCATCTGCCAAACCGGACGGCAGTGCGCCGCGCAAGCGTAAGGCCAAGTCATGAGCGATCTGGAGAAGATCTACGGCGTGCATGCCGTCGAGGCGTTGTTGCGTCACCATCCGAAGCGGGTCAAGCAGGTC includes the following:
- the hflX gene encoding ribosome rescue GTPase HflX gives rise to the protein MFFERPGGGERAILVHLDGQDPAAREDPQEFRELARSAGAETVGFVNVARHQPSARFLIGSGKVDELHDLVKDGEVELVIFNHTLTPSQERNLERALECRVLDRTGLILDIFAQRARTHEGKLQVELAQLEHMSTRLVRGWTHLERQKGGIGLRGPGETQLETDRRLLRVRIRQIKQRLEKVRGQREQARRGRRRADIPLVSLVGYTNAGKSTLFNALTESEVYAANQLFATLDPTLRRLELGDLGPVVLADTVGFIRHLPHKLVESFRATLEESSNADLLLHVIDAHEPERDQQIEQVLAVLTEIGAQELPILEVYNKVDLLEGIEPQIQRNADGVPQRVWISAQQGLGLDLLKQAIAELLGNDLFVGTLRLPQSLGRLRAQLFELGAVQSEAHDEEGGSLLTVRLQRVELHRLISRAGFEAEQFFDQHTLQ
- the hflK gene encoding FtsH protease activity modulator HflK — translated: MAWNEPGGNSNNQDPWGSGGGGRRGGGDQKGPPDLDEAFRKLQDSLNGMFGGKKRSGGSSGGGSGRRGGFGLAWVGLVLLLAVWLFNAIYIVDEQEQAVILRFGKYHETVGPGLNIYFPPFDRKFQANVTRERSYSKQGQMLTEDENIIEVPLTVQYKINDLQAFVLNVEDPEASLQHATDSAVRHVVGSTAMDQVLTEGREAMAGEVKERLQRFLDNYGTGIIVTQVNLQSAAAPREVQEAFDDVIRAREDEQREKNQAESYANGVIPEARGQAQRMLEEASGYRDAVISRAQGEADRFSKLVAEYRKAPEVTRERLYLETMQEVMGNTSKVLVTGEKGQNNLLYLPLDKMINSRGATSERSPAASASGASTQATRLPPELDPREVRTREVR
- the hflC gene encoding protease modulator HflC → MSNKSLTALIVGVVLAIVLWNSFYIVSQTERAVMLRFGRIVEPDVKPGLHLKIPYVNSVRKFDARLMTLDTSTARFLTLEKKALMVDSYAKWRVDDAERFYTATSGIKQIADERLARRLEAALRDQFGKRTLHESVSGQRDELMGLVTNSLNRAAQQELGIEVVDVRVKGIDLPREVNRSVFERMSSEREREAREHRAKGKELAEGIRADADRQRRVLLAEAFREAEELRGDGDAQAAAIYAAAYGQDREFYAFHRSLQAYRESFANKDDVLVLDPKSEFFRYLESATAQ
- a CDS encoding ATP phosphoribosyltransferase regulatory subunit, whose protein sequence is MATVDRWLLPDGIEEVLPPEAARIETARRRVLDLFQCWGYELVITPHVEFLESLLTGAGQDLDLKTFKVIDPLSGRQMGLRADITPQVARVDAHTLRREGPSRLCYAGSVLHAKPQALATSRSPIQLGAELYGDSSTSSDLEVISLMLETLALADVPDVHMDLGHVGIYRGLARAAGLSGDAEQRLFDALQRKAMDEISLLTADVEPALASMLRALARLCGGRETLDAARSALAGAPAVVLESLEDLVRIADELAVRYPQLPLYFDLGELRGYHYHTGVVFAVFVPGVGQSIAQGGRYDDIGADFGRARPATGFSTDLKTLVSLGNAELVAPRVGIWASHCSDPSLWRAICRLREQGERVVQALDGERDDAALSAGCDRQLLMQEGSWVVTPLPR
- a CDS encoding adenylosuccinate synthase — translated: MGKNVVVLGTQWGDEGKGKIVDLLTDQAAAVVRFQGGHNAGHTLVIDGEKTVLHLIPSGILRENVECLIGNGVVVAPDALMREITKLEEKGVPVRERLRISPACTLILPYHVALDQAREASRSEGKIGTTGRGIGPAYEDKVARRGLRIGDLFNSERFTVKLRELLEYHNFILQNFYKVEPVDFQKTLDEALAYAEILKPMMIDVSARLHELRKQGARIMFEGAQGSLLDIDHGTYPYVTSSSTTAGGTSTGSGFGPLYLDYVLGITKAYTTRVGSGPFPTELFDEVGARLAERGHEFGSTTGRARRCGWFDAVILRRAIEINSVSGICLTKLDVLDGLETIRICVGYKDRNGEVLVDAPTDADSYQGLQPVYEELPGWSESTVGLKALEELPANARAYIKRLEELVEAPIDIISTGPDRNETIVLRHPYA
- the rnr gene encoding ribonuclease R; this translates as MADWQSLDPEAAREAEKYENPIPSRELILQHLSERGSPAAREQLVEEFGLSSEDDIEALRRRLRAMERDGQLIYTRRGTYAPVDKLDLVCGRISGHRDGFGFLIPDDGSDDLFLSPAQMRLVFDGDRCLARVAGLDRRGRREGAIVEVISRAHETIVGRYQEESGIGFVMADNPKIQQEVLVTPGRSMDAKPGQFVEIRITHWPTQRFQPQGDVVEVIGNYMAPGMEIDVALRSFDIPHVWPEAVKREAAKLKPEVEEKDKLKRVDLRHLPFVTIDGEDARDFDDAVYCEKLSGWKLFSGGFRLYVAIADVSHYVKVGSALDQEAEVRGTSVYFPERVVPMLPEELSNGLCSLNPHVDRLAMVCEITLSKSGKMTDYQFYEAVIHSHARLTYNKVSSMLEQPSSADGKRLIGEYGAVVPHLKQLYALYKILLKARHTRGAIDFETQETRIVFGAERKIAAIKPTERNDAHKLIEECMLCANVATARFLQDHQIPGLYRVHDGPPLERQEKLRAFLGELGLTLHKGKEGPTPKDYQALLERIQDRPDFHVIQTVMLRSLSQAVYSPDNNGHFGLNYEAYAHFTSPIRRYPDLLIHRAIRSVIRSRRDTPHVRRAGATSMPKARIYPYDEAALEQLGEQCSMTERRADEATRDVVNWLKCEFMKDRVGETFPGVITAVTGFGLFVELTDIYVEGLVHVTAMPGDYYHFDPLHHRLSGERSGRSFRLGDSVEVRVMRVDLDERKIDFELISGGSKGTSAGRAAVDDRAPRKEGRNKKAADSASAKSAEPVSADVRKSREIKKALLADAKGGAAKSKPKRGSAKPKASGKASAKPDGSAPRKRKAKS